In Cicer arietinum cultivar CDC Frontier isolate Library 1 chromosome 7, Cicar.CDCFrontier_v2.0, whole genome shotgun sequence, a single window of DNA contains:
- the LOC101489993 gene encoding phenylalanine--tRNA ligase beta subunit, cytoplasmic codes for MPTVSVGRDRLFAAIGKTYTQEEFEDLCFSFGIELDDVTTEKAIVRKEKHLEEEADEDEEVIYKIEIPANRYDLLCLEGLAQALRVFCGFQEIPTYKLADISKDAMLKMHVKPETSLIRPFVVCAVLRGLTFDKARYNSFIDLQDKLHQNICRRRTLVAIGTHDLDKLEGPFTYEALPPTSINFTPLKQERSFRADDLMEFYKSDLKLKKFLHIIEDSPVYPVLYDSKRTVLSLPPIINGAHSAITLETKNVFIECTATDLTKAKIVLNTMVTAFSEYCENKFVIEPVEVISSDGKSHIYPDLSVYDMEVSLAYITGLIGVSLEAEQVTKFLNRMQLHAKQSTSDNFVVSVPPTRSDVLHPCDVMEDVAIAYGFNAIKDQAIVDNKGSKRLAASLALLPLNELSDLIRKEVALIGFTEVLTFILCSKKENFAMLNRQDDKSKAVIIGNPRSSDFEAVRTSLMPGILKTVAHNKDHPKPIKIFEVGDIAILEDKNDVGAKNLRQLAALYCGANAGFEIIHGLVDRVMEKNGITFVSPGDKSGYYIERSDEPEFLAGRQARIIYQGKQVGTFGIVHPEVLNNFDIPDPCSFVELNIESFL; via the exons ATGCCTACCGTGAGTGTAGGGCGGGATCGCCTGTTTGCGGCTATAGGAAAAACTTACA cACAAGAGGAATTCGAAGACCTATGCTTCAGTTTTGGCATTGAGCTTGACGACGTT ACTACAGAAAAGGCAATTGTGAGAAAAGAGAAGCATTTAGAAGAAGAGGCCGATGAGGATGAAGAAGTTATCTACAAAATCGAAATTCCTGCAAACAG ATATGACCTACTCTGCCTTGAAGGACTGGCTCAAGCCCTACGAGTTTTCTGTGGGTTCCAGGAAATCCCCACTTACAAATTGGCTGATATTAGTAAGGATGCAATGCTTAAAATGCATGTGAAGCCTGAG ACATCTCTGATACGTCCCTTTGTTGTATGTGCTGTATTAAGAGGTTTAACTTTTGATAAAGCGAGATACAACAGCTTTATTGATCTCCAAGACAAGCTTCACCAGAATATTTGTCG GCGAAGAACCCTTGTCGCCATTGGCACTCATGATCTGGATAAACTGGAGGGTCCTTTTACCTATGAG GCTTTGCCACCTACAAGTATCAACTTTACGCCTCTAAAGcag GAAAGGAGCTTCAGGGCTGATGATCTGATGGAGTTCTACAAA tCAGATTTGAAACTGAAGAAATTCTTACATATAATTGAGGACTCTCCCGTTTATCCTGTTTTATATGACAGTAAGAG AACTGTTTTATCTTTACCCCCAATTATCAATGGTGCACATTCAGCCATCACTCTGGAGACAAAGAACGTATTTATTGAATGCACTGCCACTGATCTAACAAAGGcgaaaattgttttaaatacaATG GTAACAGCCTTCTCGGAATATTGTGAAAATAAGTTTGTCATTGAACCGGTTGAAGTGATTTCTTCTGATGGAAAATCTCACATATATCCTGATTTATCTGTTTATGATATGGAAGTTTCCCTAGCTTACATTACTGGATTGATTGGAGTATCGTTGGAGGCAGAACAG GTCACCAAGTTCTTAAACCGGATGCAATTGCATGCCAAGCAATCTACATCTGACAACTTTGTTGTATCTGTACCTCCTACTAGAAGTGATGTTCTtcatccatgtgatgttatggAG GATGTTGCAATAGCTTATGGATTCAATGCTATTAAGGATCAAGCGATAGTCGATAATAAGGGGTCAAAGAGATTGGCTGCTTCCTTGGCACTACTTCCTCTCAATGAGCTGAGTGATCTTATTAGAAAAGAG GTTGCATTGATTGGGTTCACGGAGGTTTTGACATTTATTCTCTGCTCGAAAAAAGAAAACTTTGCCATGCTAAATCGCCAAGATGATAAATCCAAAGCGGTTATCATCGGAAACCCTAGGTCTTCAGACTTCGAG GCTGTCCGGACTAGTCTTATGCCTGGCATTTTGAAAACTGTTGCTCACAACAAGGATCACCCAAAGCCGATAAAG ATTTTTGAAGTGGGTGATATAGCTATtttggaggacaaaaatgatgtTGGTGCAAAAAATCTCCGCCAACTTGCTGCACTATACTGTGGTGCTAATGCAggatttgag ATAATTCATGGATTGGTGGACAGAGTAATGGAAAAGAATGGGATTACATTTGTTTCACCTGGTGATAAATCAGGGTATTATATTGAGCGGTCAGAT GAGCCCGAATTTCTTGCTGGTAGACAAGCTAGAATCATTTACCAGGGAAAGCAGGTTGGGACTTTTGGCATTGTTCATCCAGAG GTATTAAACAACTTTGACATTCCCGATCCCTGCTCCTTTGTTGAACTCAACATTGAAAGTTTCTTGTAA
- the LOC101489670 gene encoding H/ACA ribonucleoprotein complex subunit 2-like protein gives MGSDSEGEKSVQKEREKKKMLALSPIAKPLAGKKLSKKTLKLVRRAAENKCIKRGVKEVVKSIRRGQKGVCVIAGNISPIDVIAHVPVLCEEAEIPYVYVLSKEDLATAAVTKRPTCCVLVMTKPSKGELEQGVQEKLKSEFDQVASEITELFQSFDWV, from the exons ATGGGGAGCGACAGTGAAGGAGAGAAATCGGTgcaaaaagagagagagaagaagaagatgcTTGCGTTGTCTCCCATTGCTAAACCTCTTGCTGGGAAGAAGCTTTCTAAGAAAACACTCAAGCTTGTTCGTAGAG CGGCTGAAAACAAGTGCATAAAGAGAGGAGTAAAGGAGGTGGTTAAGAGTATAAGGCGAGGTCAAAAAGG TGTTTGTGTTATAGCTGGTAACATATCGCCAATCGATGTCATCGCTCATGTTCCTGTTTTGTGTGAAGAGGCTGAGATTCCATATGTATACGTCCTATCTAAAGAA GACCTTGCAACCGCAGCAGTAACTAAGAGGCCCACTTGTTGTGTTCTAGTGATGACAAAGCCTTCAAAGGGTGAACTAGAACAAGGAGTACAAGAGAAACTAAAATCAGAGTTTGATCAAGTTGCATCCGAAATCACTGAACTTTTTCAATCATTTGATTGGGTTTAg
- the LOC113787709 gene encoding gibberellin 20 oxidase 2-like: MESNIPSLPFCPPPKDQKGENKIQFFDFTSLQKEGKVPKEFIWPSENWVKSSGEIIKLPLIDIGAIKSDEAAMSYAAEIVRKACIEHGAFEVTNIGVDSDFINDVLQETNNIFKLPLSKKISAIAKDSGFSVAHAERYTTVLPWKETFTFMFKHNTKNDTQVVDAIDSLLGEEFQQAGLVYQKYCNAMNELSEVIMELLAISLGVDRKHYQRFFEDAESMMRCNFYPPCSASLSGALGNGPHCDPISITILLQDQVGGLEIFADNKWLALPPKPNTLVINIGDTFMALTNGLYKSCLHRVLVSNKVERKSLTFFMNPRGDKIVSPPKELLGKDEARKYPDYKWLDLYKFTQKTRRVDAKTLDSFIAWRSSSQPSNSN; the protein is encoded by the exons ATGGAATCAAACATTCCCAGCCTTCCCTTTTGCCCTCCACCAAAGGACCAAAAAGGTGAAAACAAAATCCAATTTTTTGACTTCACCTCATtacaaaaagaaggaaaagtACCAAAAGAATTTATTTGGCCTTCAGAAAATTGGGTGAAAAGCAGTGGTGAAATTATCAAACTACCCCTTATTGACATAGGAGCCATCAAGAGTGATGAGGCTGCAATGTCCTATGCTGCTGAAATTGTGAGAAAAGCATGCATAGAACATGGTGCTTTTGAAGTCACTAACATTGGTGTTGACTCAGATTTCATCAATGATGTACTTCAAGAAACTAACAATATTTTCAAGCTTCCATTGAGTAAGAAGATTAGTGCTATAGCTAAAGACTCTGGATTTTCAGTTGCTCATGCAGAGAGGTATACTACTGTATTGCCATGGAAAGAGACATTTACTTTCATGTTCAAACACAACACCAAAAATGACACACAAGTTGTTGATGCCATTGATTCTCTCTTAGGTGAAGAGTTCCAACAAGCTGG GTTGGTGTATCAAAAGTACTGCAATGCAATGAATGAATTATCTGAAGTGATTATGGAGCTATTGGCCATTAGTTTGGGTGTGGATCGCAAGCATTATCAAAGGTTTTTTGAAGATGCTGAGTCAATGATGAGATGCAACTTTTACCCTCCATGTAGTGCTAGCCTTAGTGGTGCTCTTGGCAATGGGCCTCATTGTGACCCAATCTCAATTACCATTCTCCTTCAAGATCAAGTTGGAGGTTTAGAAATTTTTGCAGATAACAAATGGCTTGCTCTTCCCCCAAAACCTAATACACTTGTCATCAACATTGGTGATACTTTCATG GCACTGACGAATGGGCTATACAAGAGTTGCCTACATAGAGTATTGGTTAGCAACAAAGTGGAGAGGAAGTCCCTAACTTTCTTTATGAATCCAAGAGGAGACAAAATAGTGAGTCCCCCAAAAGAACTTTTGGGAAAAGATGAGGCAAGAAAATATCCTGATTACAAATGGTTAGATCTATATAAATTTACACAAAAAACTCGTAGGGTTGATGCTAAAACACTTGATAGTTTCATCGCTTGGCGTAGCTCTTCACAGCCATCCAACTCTAATTAG